In Rhineura floridana isolate rRhiFlo1 chromosome 1, rRhiFlo1.hap2, whole genome shotgun sequence, the following proteins share a genomic window:
- the NDUFV2 gene encoding NADH dehydrogenase [ubiquinone] flavoprotein 2, mitochondrial yields the protein MHLPAKSGLAFERPPSFTLNSFFPGLLTPLRLRLLPLHPGVRVHSFPFGGGAPALFHQDCRLLALRLRARRRAPTGFVVRLLGERGLRVCGRQEAAAGSAMLSAPFRAVFARSVTKIRCLHATAARNGGGGALFVHRDTPENNPSTPFDFTPENYKRIEAIVNNYPEGHRSAAVIPVLDLAQRQNGWLPISAMNKVAEVLQMPPMRVYEVATFYTMYNRKPVGKYHIQVCTTTPCMLQDSDSILEAIQKKLGIKVGETTPDKLFTLIEVECLGACVNAPMVQINDNYYEDLTTKDIEDIIDELKAGKVPKPGPRSGRFSCEPAGGLTSLTEPPKGPGFGVRSDL from the exons ATGCATTTGCCGGCCAAGAGCGGTTTGGCTTTCGAACGTCCTCCTTCATTTACCCTCAACTCCTTCTTCCCCGGGTTGCTAACACCATTGAGACTGAGACTCCTCCCTCTCCACCCGGGGGTGCGCGTCCATAGCTTTCCGTTTGGCGGGGGCGCGCCCGCACTCTTTCACCAGGATTGCCGGCTGCTTGCACTGCGACTGCGTGCGCGGCGTCGAGCGCCCACAGGCTTTGTAGTGCGCCTTCTCGGAGAGAGGGGTTTGCGTGTCTGTGGGCGACAGGAGGCAGCGGCGGGCAGTGCCATGTTGTCCGCTCCTTTTCGGGCCGTCTTTGCACGTTCG GTGACAAAGATTCGCTGTCTTCATGCAACAGCTGCACGCAATGGTGGTGGAGGAGCGTTGTTTGTG CACAGAGATACTCCTGAAAACAACCCAAGTACTCCATTTGATTTTACACCTGAAAACTATAAG AGAATAGAGGCAATAGTAAACAACTACCCAGAGGGACACAGATCTGCAGCAGTGATTCCAGTCCTGGATCTAGCCCAAAGACAGAATGGATGGCTACCTATATCAGCGATGAATAAG GTTGCTGAGGTTCTACAGATGCCTCCCATGAGAGTTTATGAAGTAGCAACCTTTTATACAATGTATAATCGCAAACCTGTTGGAAAATACCATATTCAGGTCTGCACCACCACGCCTTGCATGTTGCAAGACTCAGATAGCATATTAGAAGCTATTCAGAAGAAGCTTG GTATAAAAGTTGGAGAAACAACACCTGACAAACTCTTCACACTGATTGAAGTGGAATGCTTGGGGGCTTGTGTAAATGCGCCAATGGTACAAATAAATGATAACTATTAT GAAGATCTGACAACAAAAGACATTGAAGACATAATTGATGAACTAAAAGCTGGAAAAGTTCCAAAACCTGGACCAAG GAGTGGACGCTTCTCTTGTGAGCCAGCTGGTGGTCTCACTTCTCTGACAGAACCACCCAAGGGACCTGGTTTTGGAGTTCGGTCAGACCTTTAA